One part of the Lycium ferocissimum isolate CSIRO_LF1 unplaced genomic scaffold, AGI_CSIRO_Lferr_CH_V1 ctg6506, whole genome shotgun sequence genome encodes these proteins:
- the LOC132045329 gene encoding protein HYPER-SENSITIVITY-RELATED 4-like — MDMQIHMSYCTPSGFRILVYNYLGLKNHHKFGEVDELIIEVNVTPAEIAEELMKSDEADIALEGLIKFLHKKKLDCEETNVGKDEVNEKGNEMEKVKEEVEMRVMRKCGGKTRKRGKSRSQKFSDIVLDM; from the coding sequence ATGGACATGCAAATCCACATGTCCTACTGCACTCCTAGTGGATTCAGGATCCTTGTCTACAACTACCTAGGCCTCAAGAATCATCACAAATTCGGCGAAGTCGATGAGCTTATAATAGAGGTGAATGTGACACCAGCTGAGATAGCAGAAGAACTTATGAAGAGTGATGAAGCTGATATTGCCCTTGAAGGACTCATTAAGTTCCTCCACAAGAAGAAATTGGACTGTGAGGAGACAAATGTAGGAAAGGATGAGGTTAAtgagaaaggaaatgaaatggaGAAAGTGAAAGAAGAAGTAGAGATGAGAGTGATGAGGAAATGCGGGGGGAAGACAAGGAAGAGAGGAAAAAGCAGGAGTCAAAAGTTTTCTGATATTGTTCTTGATATGTGA
- the LOC132045331 gene encoding U-box domain-containing protein 6-like isoform X1, with protein sequence MLNEMMENTEIEENILSIGEPKLHGGMCKSISAIYGKVLEIFPELEAARPRSMTGIQALCALHMALEKTKNILQHCAECSKLYLAITGNSVVVKFERARFALNDSLRRVEDIVPQAIGCQISEILNELQEFEFSLDPVEKQVSDEIIALLQQGRKFNRNHNDHDELECFHQAASRLGITSSRAALRERRALKKLIERARTEEDKKKESIVSYLLHLMEKYSKFFRSELSDDNDSQGSTPCSPTVQGSLEGSIGPGTNINAFDQQLSKLSSFNFNPNFGRSDQMPVPPEELRCPISLQLMYDPVIIASGQTYERIFIERWFSDGHNSCPKTQQELPHLGLTPNYCVKGLVASWCEQNGISIPEGPPESLDLNYCRLVLPESESFNSNSMESIVSCKFKGVKVGPSEESSTMEEAEGKEVDESMPADDDGLNKEAQRNEDGEAAIEDRFQVNSFDIYEEFLRILDEEDDLWKKCKVVEEIRHLLKDDEEVRMYMGANGFIEALLWFLNCALHTRDEIAQEIGAMTLFNLGVNNNRNKEMMMAAGLLPLIGNMIANSTSASAATALYLNLSYLEEAKPVIGSGEAVPFLIGVLHHETDPQCKLDSLLALFNLSSHPTNIHHLVSAGIIDGLETLMMNSEDHISTEKCIAVLINLSTSKSARDEIMSSPGLVSELATVLDVGEPLEQEQAAACLLILCNGNEKCSQRVLQEGVIPSLVSISVNGTTRGKQKAQKLLALFREQRQGELSLVQAWQPTEDSETHQPMPPQDSKPLSKSTSRKKLGKAWNFLWKNKSFSVNQC encoded by the exons ATGTTGAATGAAATGATGGAGAATACTGAGATTGAGGAAAACATATTATCCATCGGCGAGCCTAAG TTGCATGGAGGAATGTGTAAGAGTATTTCTGCAATTTATGGGAAAGTCCTGGAAATCTTTCCTGAACTGGAAGCAGCACGACCAAGAAGCATGACTGGTATTCAGGCATTATGTGCTTTGCACATGGCCCTTGAAAAGACAAAGAATATTCTTCAGCATTGTGCTGAATGCAGTAAACTTTACCTG GCAATAACTGGGAACTCTGTTGTTGTAAAATTCGAGAGAGCAAGATTTGCTCTTAATGATAGTCTAAGGCGGGTTGAAGACATTGTTCCACAAGCCATTGGCTGTCAG ATATCTGAAATCCTAAATGAACTTCAGGAGTTTGAGTTCTCACTCGATCCAGTGGAGAAGCAAGTTAGTGATGAAATAATTGCTTTGCTTCAGCAAGGGAGAAAATTTAACAGAAATCATAATGACCATGACGAACTCGAATGTTTTCACCAGGCAGCTTCAAGACTTGGTATAACTTCTTCGAGAGCAGCACTTAGAGAAAGAAGGGCTTTGAAGAAGCTCATTGAAAGGGCGAGGACAGAAGAGGACAAAAAGAAAGAGTCAATTGTTTCTTATCTTTTGCATCTGATGGAGAAGTACTCAAAGTTCTTCAGATCTGAATTGTCAGATGACAATGATTCACAGGGTTCAACACCTTGCTCACCCACAGTTCAGGGATCTCTTGAGGGAAGTATTGGACCTGGAACCAATATTAATGCTTTTGACCAGCAACTTTCAAAGCTCAGTTCtttcaatttcaatccaaacttTGGGAGGTCAGATCAGATGCCTGTCCCTCCAGAAGAATTGAGGTGTCCAATATCGTTGCAGCTAATGTACGATCCTGTGATAATAGCTTCTGGGCAAACGTATGAAAGGATTTTCATTGAAAGGTGGTTCAGTGACGGGCATAACTCATGTCCAAAGACTCAACAAGAACTTCCTCATCTTGGTTTAACTCCTAATTACTGTGTCAAGGGTCTGGTTGCTAGTTGGTGTGAACAGAATGGGATCTCTATTCCTGAGGGTCCGCCAGAGTCCCTCGATCTCAACTACTGTAGACTTGTATTGCCTGAAAGTGAGTCTTTTAACTCCAACTCTATGGAAAGCATTGTGTCATGCAAGTTCAAAGGCGTTAAAGTTGGTCCTTCGGAAGAGAGTAGCACTATGGAGGAGGCTGAAGGAAAGGAAGTAGATGAATCCATGCCAGCCGACGATGATGGCCTTAATAAAGAGGCCCAAAGGAATGAAGATGGCGAAGCTGCGATTGAAGACAGGTTTCAGGTCaattcttttgatatatatgaAGAGTTTTTACGCATTTTAGACGAAGAGGATGATTTGTGGAAAAAGTGCAAAGTGGTCGAAGAGATTCGGCATCTGCTAAAGGATGATGAAGAAGTCAGGATGTATATGGGGGCCAATGGCTTTATTGAAGCATTACTATGGTTTTTGAATTGTGCTTTGCACACTAGGGATGAGATTGCTCAGGAAATTGGAGCCATGACCCTCTTCAACCTTGGTGTGAATAATAACAG GAACAAGGAAATGATGATGGCAGCAGGATTACTCCCGTTGATAGGAAATATGATTGCTAATTCTACTTCAGCCAGTGCAGCAACAGCCCTTTACCTGAACCTTTCTTACCTCGAGGAAGCCAAACCCGTTATTGGATCTGGTGAAGCTGTTCCATTCTTGATTGGGGTCCTTCACCATGAGACTGATCCACAGTGTAAGCTGGATTCGCTCCTTGCCCTTTTCAATCTCTCCAGTCATCCAACTAATATACACCACCTCGTATCAGCTGGCATTATCGATGGCCTCGAAACTCTTATGATGAATTCGGAAGACCATATCTCGACAGAAAAATGCATAGCAGTTCTTATAAACTTAAGTACAAGTAAATCTGCAAGGGATGAAATCATGTCATCTCCTGGCCTTGTTAGTGAGCTTGCAACCGTTTTGGACGTTGGGGAACCGTTAGAGCAGGAGCAAGCTGCTGCTTGTCTGTTAATATTGTGcaatggaaatgaaaaatgcaGTCAAAGGGTTCTTCAAGAGGGAGTAATACCTTCTCTTGTATCGATATCGGTAAATGGGACTACAAGAGGAAAACAGAAAGCTCAGAAGCTTTTGGCGTTATTTCGTGAGCAGAGACAGGGTGAACTTTCGCTAGTTCAGGCGTGGCAACCCACTGAAGATAGTGAGACTCATCAGCCCATGCCTCCTCAAGATTCAAAGCCCTTAAGCAAGTCGACTTCACGGAAAAAGTTAGGGAAAGCTTGGAATTTTTTGTGGAAGAACAAGAGTTTTTCTGTTAACCAGTGTTAG
- the LOC132045331 gene encoding U-box domain-containing protein 45-like isoform X2 — MLNEMMENTEIEENILSIGEPKLHGGMCKSISAIYGKVLEIFPELEAARPRSMTGIQALCALHMALEKTKNILQHCAECSKLYLAITGNSVVVKFERARFALNDSLRRVEDIVPQAIGCQISEILNELQEFEFSLDPVEKQAASRLGITSSRAALRERRALKKLIERARTEEDKKKESIVSYLLHLMEKYSKFFRSELSDDNDSQGSTPCSPTVQGSLEGSIGPGTNINAFDQQLSKLSSFNFNPNFGRSDQMPVPPEELRCPISLQLMYDPVIIASGQTYERIFIERWFSDGHNSCPKTQQELPHLGLTPNYCVKGLVASWCEQNGISIPEGPPESLDLNYCRLVLPESESFNSNSMESIVSCKFKGVKVGPSEESSTMEEAEGKEVDESMPADDDGLNKEAQRNEDGEAAIEDRFQVNSFDIYEEFLRILDEEDDLWKKCKVVEEIRHLLKDDEEVRMYMGANGFIEALLWFLNCALHTRDEIAQEIGAMTLFNLGVNNNRNKEMMMAAGLLPLIGNMIANSTSASAATALYLNLSYLEEAKPVIGSGEAVPFLIGVLHHETDPQCKLDSLLALFNLSSHPTNIHHLVSAGIIDGLETLMMNSEDHISTEKCIAVLINLSTSKSARDEIMSSPGLVSELATVLDVGEPLEQEQAAACLLILCNGNEKCSQRVLQEGVIPSLVSISVNGTTRGKQKAQKLLALFREQRQGELSLVQAWQPTEDSETHQPMPPQDSKPLSKSTSRKKLGKAWNFLWKNKSFSVNQC; from the exons ATGTTGAATGAAATGATGGAGAATACTGAGATTGAGGAAAACATATTATCCATCGGCGAGCCTAAG TTGCATGGAGGAATGTGTAAGAGTATTTCTGCAATTTATGGGAAAGTCCTGGAAATCTTTCCTGAACTGGAAGCAGCACGACCAAGAAGCATGACTGGTATTCAGGCATTATGTGCTTTGCACATGGCCCTTGAAAAGACAAAGAATATTCTTCAGCATTGTGCTGAATGCAGTAAACTTTACCTG GCAATAACTGGGAACTCTGTTGTTGTAAAATTCGAGAGAGCAAGATTTGCTCTTAATGATAGTCTAAGGCGGGTTGAAGACATTGTTCCACAAGCCATTGGCTGTCAG ATATCTGAAATCCTAAATGAACTTCAGGAGTTTGAGTTCTCACTCGATCCAGTGGAGAAGCAA GCAGCTTCAAGACTTGGTATAACTTCTTCGAGAGCAGCACTTAGAGAAAGAAGGGCTTTGAAGAAGCTCATTGAAAGGGCGAGGACAGAAGAGGACAAAAAGAAAGAGTCAATTGTTTCTTATCTTTTGCATCTGATGGAGAAGTACTCAAAGTTCTTCAGATCTGAATTGTCAGATGACAATGATTCACAGGGTTCAACACCTTGCTCACCCACAGTTCAGGGATCTCTTGAGGGAAGTATTGGACCTGGAACCAATATTAATGCTTTTGACCAGCAACTTTCAAAGCTCAGTTCtttcaatttcaatccaaacttTGGGAGGTCAGATCAGATGCCTGTCCCTCCAGAAGAATTGAGGTGTCCAATATCGTTGCAGCTAATGTACGATCCTGTGATAATAGCTTCTGGGCAAACGTATGAAAGGATTTTCATTGAAAGGTGGTTCAGTGACGGGCATAACTCATGTCCAAAGACTCAACAAGAACTTCCTCATCTTGGTTTAACTCCTAATTACTGTGTCAAGGGTCTGGTTGCTAGTTGGTGTGAACAGAATGGGATCTCTATTCCTGAGGGTCCGCCAGAGTCCCTCGATCTCAACTACTGTAGACTTGTATTGCCTGAAAGTGAGTCTTTTAACTCCAACTCTATGGAAAGCATTGTGTCATGCAAGTTCAAAGGCGTTAAAGTTGGTCCTTCGGAAGAGAGTAGCACTATGGAGGAGGCTGAAGGAAAGGAAGTAGATGAATCCATGCCAGCCGACGATGATGGCCTTAATAAAGAGGCCCAAAGGAATGAAGATGGCGAAGCTGCGATTGAAGACAGGTTTCAGGTCaattcttttgatatatatgaAGAGTTTTTACGCATTTTAGACGAAGAGGATGATTTGTGGAAAAAGTGCAAAGTGGTCGAAGAGATTCGGCATCTGCTAAAGGATGATGAAGAAGTCAGGATGTATATGGGGGCCAATGGCTTTATTGAAGCATTACTATGGTTTTTGAATTGTGCTTTGCACACTAGGGATGAGATTGCTCAGGAAATTGGAGCCATGACCCTCTTCAACCTTGGTGTGAATAATAACAG GAACAAGGAAATGATGATGGCAGCAGGATTACTCCCGTTGATAGGAAATATGATTGCTAATTCTACTTCAGCCAGTGCAGCAACAGCCCTTTACCTGAACCTTTCTTACCTCGAGGAAGCCAAACCCGTTATTGGATCTGGTGAAGCTGTTCCATTCTTGATTGGGGTCCTTCACCATGAGACTGATCCACAGTGTAAGCTGGATTCGCTCCTTGCCCTTTTCAATCTCTCCAGTCATCCAACTAATATACACCACCTCGTATCAGCTGGCATTATCGATGGCCTCGAAACTCTTATGATGAATTCGGAAGACCATATCTCGACAGAAAAATGCATAGCAGTTCTTATAAACTTAAGTACAAGTAAATCTGCAAGGGATGAAATCATGTCATCTCCTGGCCTTGTTAGTGAGCTTGCAACCGTTTTGGACGTTGGGGAACCGTTAGAGCAGGAGCAAGCTGCTGCTTGTCTGTTAATATTGTGcaatggaaatgaaaaatgcaGTCAAAGGGTTCTTCAAGAGGGAGTAATACCTTCTCTTGTATCGATATCGGTAAATGGGACTACAAGAGGAAAACAGAAAGCTCAGAAGCTTTTGGCGTTATTTCGTGAGCAGAGACAGGGTGAACTTTCGCTAGTTCAGGCGTGGCAACCCACTGAAGATAGTGAGACTCATCAGCCCATGCCTCCTCAAGATTCAAAGCCCTTAAGCAAGTCGACTTCACGGAAAAAGTTAGGGAAAGCTTGGAATTTTTTGTGGAAGAACAAGAGTTTTTCTGTTAACCAGTGTTAG